In Moraxella nasovis, the sequence AAATAAAACAAATGGTATTAATGCAATAATAGAACCAATACATGAATAATACATGATAACCATAAAATCAATATCTTTTCTTAATTTATATACAGTTACCAAAAAAAGTCCATAAAAAAACGATGTTGCCAATGCCAACAAATTTCCTAAAGTATGATTTGAACCTAATTGTGCTTTTTCTAAAAATAGTAAAACAACACCAAAAACCATCACAGGGGCTGAAATCAAAAAAGAAAGCGTAGGTTTTTCTTTAAATAAATAATAAGAAATTGGCACAACCGTTAAAGCAACAAGGTTGGATAAAAGATTGGCATTAACCACCGTAGTATAAGAAAAAGAGATGTTCCATAGCACCAGATCCAAAGCTAAAAACACACCAGAGAGCATGGCAAATAATTTGTGCTTATTATTGATACTTAAAGAGCTTTTTTTGTTTCTTTTGCATAAAATATAAAATATAGGCAAGGCAAATAACACACGATAAAAAGCGGTGTTAATCGGCTCTAATGCACTATATCTGACAAATATGCCGCCCAATGCCAATAACGAAATGCAGATTAAGGCACCAAATATATACTTATTCACACTTTGGCTCCATTTTTTTAGTTATTTGGCACTCAGATTTTAATGTGATGATTGAATTTGTGACTTCCGCCTTGATAATTTAAATCCAGCTTAGCTAAAATATTTGGAGAAATCTCAACAAGTTGCGATTCGTAACTATTTTTCATCATAAGTAAACATCCTTGTTAAAGTTAAATTAAGAATAAATAAATTTTAATAAGAACAAGACACAATATCAATTTTTAGATTATGGCAGTCTTGGCGACACCTTTGGGTTTGTCTCACTCATCACCGCTGTGCCATAAGCCAACACTTCTACACCACCTGCATCTATACTTGATGTTTCAATCCTAATGCCGTAGATTTGGTTATAGCCGTGGCTTTGGGCAAGGCGTTTCATACGCACCACCGCTTCTCGGCGGGCTCGCTCCAACAGATTTTCATACACCGTTAGATTCCTACCAAACAGGCTAAGAAAGTCTGCAAACACGAGCTTAAATCGGTCTTGGGCAACAGACACACTCCCCATCACAAGCTGTCCGTCTGTCTGTGTGATGGGCATATAAAATCGCTCATTTGAGATGATGATATGAGCAAGCAGTTTCTCATCTTCATCAAGCTTGGCTAAGTGTTTATGCTCATTTGCCCTGCCAAAATACCAACCAACAAAAAACAAAACAACAGCGATAACAATTTGTAGATTGTTTAAAATAAAAGCAGTCACATCTTTCATCATCATTCCCCAAAGGGATTGTAACGTGGTATGTCTTGATGATTTGGGGTGTTTCTTATCGCCTTAACCGCCGTGCCATAGACAAAAATCTCAGACGCACCCGCTGCCACATTAGATGTAGAAAATCGCACCCCCACGATGGCATCTGCCCCAAGCTGTGTGGCTTTGGCAATCATACGCTCCACAGCCTCGGTGCGTGCTTCTTCTAGCAATTGGGTATAGGCAACCAATTCGCCACCTACGATATTTTTTAGTCCTGCCAAAAAATCCTTACCAACGTGTTTGGTGCGTACCGTGCTACCATAGACCACATCTAGGCGTTCGGTGATGGTATGGTTTGGTAGGTGCTCTAAATTAGACAGTTGCATACTTATCTCTTTACACAATTTTTTTTGACACAATAAAACATCAAATAATAATAAATCTTATTTGATTCATTCTATCACAACTTCTATCACAACATTTTTATCGCAATAAATAAGGCGATGTTGATAATATTTTTGTTCTGTTTTATCGCTTGGTTAATGGCAAACACGGCAGTCATTCAACATCATTTTGCATTCACGGCATCATCTTGTAAACAGCCAAACACCCAAAAGAGCATTTAAAAGACTATTCATCGGTATGGAATAACAAAAACAGTTCCGTGATGTTATCTTCTAGGGCATTTGCCATCTGTGCTAGCGTTTCTTCATCACGCATGTCGTCCATTTCAGGGTCAATGCCAGAGAGTATGACCATCGGCAAGGTGAGCATTGCCACATCTTCTTCGGTATTCTCATCATCAAACCAATCTACGTTCTCGTCTGAGTACATGGCATCTACAAAGCCAATTGCCCACGCCGCCAAATCGCCCTCATCACTAAAATCTTCTGCTTCTTCACTGGCATCAAAAGGCAGTTCAATCGGCTGTTCTGCTTTTAGTGTGTCGTACAGCTCTTGTCGCCATGCAACTAAAGCCTCTTTGACCTCATCAGATACCTGCTCTTCGCCCCCTTCAAAGAAAGCTGAAATCCAATTTGGTAGGGGCTTGCCCACCACCGTTGCGGTCAAAAAGCCATGTGCGGCAATCGGGTCTAAGCCCAATTGGTTGGCATCTGATGCCAAATAATCAAATAATTCTTGTTTATTCATCATATCCTCACGGTTTCATTAAGATTATTATTAAATTAATTAAGCCTGTGAAAGGCACAGGCTTAAGGTTTACATATCATCAAAGTCGTCATCGCCTTCAATATCAAACTCATCAAAGTCATCGTCTGACAATGCTCGCTCTAACTTCTTTAGACGTTGCTCTTCTAGTAACGCATCAATTTTTAGACGTTTTTCAAGTGGCTTGGCTTTAGTGTCATCTGCCAGCTTAGCATCAACATCTTCCTCAAAATCATCATCAAAATCATCATCAATATCACTCATAAAACCTCCAATATATTAAGGCTTGGACTATCACCAAAAGTCATTCAACACCACATCTGCTTATACTGACTTTTTTGTAGGTGTTTAATTATGCCTTATATCGGTTATTTTTACTTTTGTCAAGCAATTTTTAAGGGCAGTCGTATTTTAGATGTTAAGCTAGTTCTCATCAGACAATAAGACACCATCTCTGAGTGACTGCAGACGGTCTGTCGTAGCTGAAGTTAATGACACAATTTGATACATTGTGCTATCTGTGCCGACCGTGGTATCTGTTATAGGCTCAAGTTCAGCACCGACTTTTACTTCGTTATAAGACACTTCATCTAATAATAGCATTGGCGACTGATCGTGCCGCTTAGTCATTTTACGCATGGTGTCAGCATATACTGCATCGCTGACCACTGTTTTGACGTGTAAGGCAAATCGCTGAGATTCACGGTGTTTTTCATAGATGATGTTATTTAGCATAATCACCAGTTTTGATAATAAAAATGCAGCTGTAGCGACTTTTGCACGATCATCTTCGCCATATAGAGCAACTGTCGCCCCTTTATCATCAAAGTCTTTGATTACTCTTGCCTTAACACCCACGACCAAAGGCGATGTCATCAAGTGCACCACTGCCTTTTCTAATAGCTGAGTGCATAGCGAGAAGTACGCTTTTTTGGTATCCACATGAACAGCAGATAATAGGTTGTTTGGGTCGTTATACAATACTTGTACTACAAAATCTGCCTTTTGATGCGTGCTGTCATCTGCTGATTTAAGCTCATCGGTTGTTGCCTTAGCAGTGCTGTCATCTTGGTCTTTATGAGCGTGCGTAGTCTGCATTACAGACAAATCTTGACGGCTTTTTTCCTCATGCATAAACGAATCAGGATGGATAAGCACACCATGCTCTAACAGACGATTGCGCACATCTTTAGCAATCTTAAGCTGCATCTCTTGGGTTGGGCGTGCAAGATTGCCGTACAGTAACCACAGTATCGCATGCAAGGCAATAGAACTCAATAAGAACAGCCAATGCTTAGCGATGATAGACGCACGTCCAATGGACTCAGCTTTCACCACTACGCTACCTAGTGCCTTATCTCCTGTTACAACGGGTACTTTTACACTCGCTCCATCGCCACTTTCATTACCCACAGGCACGATTAGCACGTCTTTTGTGTCATACACGCCAACAAATGCGATTTGTTCTTCATCTACATAACGCTTACCGATAACGCTCATACTAACACGATCAGACGCTGGTAAAGGTACGGTCATCTCTTGGGCGAGCAAATCTGCCGATTGCTGGATCGCTGTCTGATACGTCTCACGCATCTGTCTTTCTTCGCTGACAATGAAAAATAAGATGTGTAGGCATAAACTGGCTAACACAACAAAAGCAAATAGTACTTGTCTAGGGGCTAAATAGGTCATGGCACTGCTTAATTGGTTTTGGCAAATGAATGATAGTAAAAAAAGTATGACTGTATAAACTCGCTAGAATACCACAAAATCGCAATAAAACGATGAAAATGAGTAAAAATTTATGATAAAAATTTGCAAAATGTGATAAGTTTAGTTAATATCAAAGCACTTTTTGTTTTTTTATGTTTTGCTCTTATAAAATCGCTGTTGTGGTCAATATGTAAGTTTGGCTACATTTACCAACTTCTACCACATATGTCATCACAGGAATTGCCATGACAGATTACGCTTTAGATTATCCTAAGCATCACCATCAACAAAAACAAAACTGGTACACCACTTTAACCCATGCCCTGCCCGCCCTTACTGGCACGTTAAGCGTGCATGATTTAGATGCCCTGCCTGCTTTTGCGGTAATCGTTGTATCCAAGCGTGATAACGTAGGCGAGTATATACAATCTTCTTTAAGCAACTGGCAAGCTAAAAATCCAAATTGGCAAATTACTTTCGTCCAAGATAATGATACACCAAAAGCTGACAGCGACACCTTAACTGTGTATGTTCATCGCTATGTGCTAACTCCAGCTTATAACCTACCCATGACGAAAGCCAAGCGAGCTGCTGCTGCTCACATTATTGATGAACAGATTACCCTAGCTTTACAAGATTATCATGCCGATGTACATATTTTACCAATTTCTAAGGTGCTAACAGAATATAAGCTTGCTTGCTTTGATATGGATTCCACCTTGATTGAGCAAGAAGTCATCGTTGAGCTTGCTAAATTCTGTGGCGTTGAAGATAAAATCAGCGAAATTACCGAGTCTGCCATGCGTGGCGAGATTGATTTTAGTACAAGTTTTGCCCGTCGTGTCGCCCTACTTAAAGGAGCTGATATTACCATCATTGATACCATCATTCAAAACAACCTAAGCTTTAGCCCTGGTGCAAAAATACTCATCAAAACCCTAAAGGCTCTCGGTTTTCACACCGTCTTAGTCTCTGGTGGATTTACGCCTTTTGCCAAATATGTCGCAACCACGCTTGGCATAGATGAGTATTATGCCAATGATTTATTAGCAGTGGAAGGTAAGATAACTGGTCGTGTGACAGATACCATCTTAGATGGCGATCGTAAAGCTCAAATCGTCCAAAAAGTCGCTGACAAACTCGGTATTCATACCGACCAGATGGTTTGTATTGGAGATGGGGCAAATGACCTGCCAATGATGATGGCTGCAGGACTTGGAATCGCCTATCACGCCAAACCCATCGTTCAGGCTCGTGCTGATGCAGCTGTGAATATTACAGGTCTTGAAGGTGTGCTATACGCACTAGGTTATGCTACTATATATAACACATAAAATACGCTTATTGTTTTTAAGGAATATCATGTTTACTTTGCCTATTATTGATGTCAAAACAGATGCACTAGATTTACTGCTTGCAGGCCTAGGCTTTCGTTTACATTCACTTGCCAAAAATCGTGAAAACGCATCATTTAACCGCCTAATTGAAGGCAAAAACATCACAATACAGTTCACAAGCCCCACTGTCGCACGCTATTACCGCTTTAAAAATAGTCATTTTCATCAAGTAGCAGGTACAGCTAATAATGCCGATTTAAGTATCGCTTTTAAGGACTCTATGACAGGTGCTAAGATGCTTGCTAAGTCTGATGTTACTGCCTTTATGACCGCTGTCCAAGATGGCGAGGTAACGATAACAGGCGATTATAAATTGGTGCTGTGGTTTGCAGGCGTTGCCAAACATGCTGCCAAAATCCCTGATGAATATCAAACTTATATCGATCAAGCTAAACCCTACACCAAACAAATCATCAACGCCATTAAAAATAAGCTAAAATAGCCCAATCATTAACCTGTTTTTAGCCCATCATTATTAAAAGCAGGTTTGCTATTTTTGAATAAATTGATTAAAATAAGAACAACTGTTTACTAAACCAATCTAAATCTTGTGTGAATACACTTGTCAAAAGGATTGACAACCAACAAGAATCTTATCTACCAAGGCACCGCCATGAATTTTACTCCCGTCCGTCGCACCAAAAACGATATTTCTGCTTTATTTGATTTGCCACTCATGGATTTGCTCATGCAGGCTCAAAGCGTCCATCGTCAGCATTTTAATGCCAACGAAGTGCAAATCAGCACACTACTGTCCATCAAAACAGGCAACTGCCCAGAAGACTGTGGCTACTGCTCGCAGTCAGGTCATCATCGTGATAAGACAGGTTTGGTCGCCGAAAAACGCATGGAAATCGCCAAAGTTATCAAAGAAGCCCGACGTGCCAAAGCATCAGGCTCATCTCGCTTTTGTATGGGGGCGGCATGGAAACACCCATCACCAAAAGATATGCCCTATTTGGTTGAGCTGATTGGCGAAGTTAAGGCATTGGGCTTAGAGACGTGCATGACTTTGGGTATGCTACAACCAGAACAAGCCCAAACCTTGGCGGCGGCAGGACTTGATTATTATAATCACAATCTAGACACATCAAGAAACTATTATAGCCAAGTAACCAGTACTCGCTCATACGATGACCGTATGCAGACACTAGAACACGTCAGAGATGCAGGCATTAACGTCTGCTCAGGATCTATCGTTGGTATGGGCGAAAGCCGAGACGACCGCATTGATTGGATTTTTGAACTCACTCAAATGCCCCTACCGCCACAGTCCATTCCTGTCAACCTGCTTGTCCCCATCAAAGGCACGCCACTGGGCGACAAGGTGCTATCAGAAGGCAAATTATCCGTCATTGAATGGATACGCACCATCGCCGTTACTCGCATTTGTTGTCCGACAAGCTATGTGCGTCTGTCGGCTGGGCGTGAAAGCCTGACAGACGGCGAGCAGGCACTTGCCTTTATGGCAGGGGCAAATTCGTTTTTTTATGGTGATAAACTGCTCACCACAGGCAACCAATCACAAGCCAATGATGACCGTCTCATGGCAGAGCTTGGCTTGACTGCCCAAAAGCCCACTCCCAAACCAAAAATCATCAATGCCATGACAGGCAATGATTATCGTGATGAGCCATGCTCGCTGTCCGCTTAGCTTGTATTCATGTGTCTGTATTCATGTATGCCATCGTCCTACACGATTATCCATGAAGCACATGAGCGGTCTTGGTAGTTGGCTTATTACAAATACAACTTGACCAAATCCGCAAGTGCCAATCAAGCCAAACCAAATAAAGCAACTAAGACAGCTTTAATGAGCCTTGTTATGGCTTTTAACTTTAATTCATCAAGGGTATTTTTATGAAAATTTGTTCCACAAAAAAGGCATTATGCCTATCTGTCATCGCTGTACTTAGCAGTCATGTTTATGCCAAAGAGTTTAGCCAGACCATCTTTTTTGGTGATAGCCTAACCGACTCTGGTCGCTTGGCAAATACCGTCAATAGTGGCTTTATCAAAAATATCACAGGCGAATTACAAAACTCTTTCACCACCAATCCTGACCCCACTTGGGCAGGCGTACTTGCCAAGCATTATGGACACGATGCCATCGCCCACAAAGATAAGCTCAATCAGACCAACTACGCCGTCAGCTCCGCTCAGGTGAGTACCCCTGTAAACTTGTTTGGTTTTGTGTCAGTCGCCCCTGTGAACAAGCAAGTTGATGGCTACTTAAAAGAAGCAAAACAAGCTGATAAAGATGCTCTATATGCAGTGTGGATCGGTGCAAATGACTTGTTGGCAGCCGCCCAAATCAACAACACCACAGATGCCATCAAAGCCATCAAAAAAGCAGCGACTGACGAGAGCGATGTGGTGAACACCCTGCATACCGCTGGTGCAAGGCATATTTTGGTGCCTAATCTGCCTGATGTGGGCAAAACACCACGCTTGATACAAAACGCCGAACAGTCAGTCACCGCCACCACAGCCTCTGGTATCTACAACCGAAGCCTATATCAAAATCTAAACAACAGCAACGCCAACGTCATACCTGCCAACACCTTTGCCCTACTCCAAGAAGCCAACGCCAATCCTCAAGCATTTGGCTTCACCAATGTAACAGACACCGCTTGTCCAAATCAAGGGGGCGAATCTGCCCAAGCGATTTTATGCAAACAAAGCGATTGGCAAAGCACCGAACCCAACGCCAACGAAACCTACGCTTTTGCTGATGGCATTCACCCATCAGGTCGTACGCACCGTATTTTGGCTCAGTATTATACGTCCATCATTGACACCCCTGCTAAATTTGCCCGCCTGCCCAGACAGCTATTCATTCAAGGCAATACTACTGCCGATGAGCTAAATAAACAGCTGAATCTTTTGGGTCAAACGCCAACAAATACAGCACAAAATTCGCTTTGGGCGAAGCTGTCTGTTGATACTGCCAAGCAAAATGACAATAAAAACAGACCTGCATTTACCTTAGGCTTAGACCACGCCAACGAAAACAGCCACACAGGCATCTATCTAAACCAAGCTTCTAAGTACAGCACCCTTGACAAACACCTGACCGCACGCACGAACCAAGTGGGCGTTGGGCTTTATCATCGCCATGACATCGGCAATATTCGTGTCAATGCCAGTGCAGGCATGGACAGACTTGGCATTGAAAGCCAAAGAACGGTTGCATGGGACGGACAAGCACGCACACATACAGGCAAAACAACCGCCAGACGCACGCACGCCAATCTACAAGCAAGCTATGGCGTTGATATGAACCGTCTAAGCGTGCGTCCTTATGTGGGTGCTAACATACAAAAACTACGCATTGACACACTGACCGAAAATGAGCCAAACCTGTCTACCGCACTGCGTTTTCATGAGCAAAGCCAAAAACTCATCAATGCCAACGTTGGCGTAGACGTGGCGTATCATCTCACGGACAACGCACAGATTATCGCAGGGATTGGTCATGAACGCTCACTGAGCAATGATGACCCACAAGTCATCACCACGTCTTTGCCGTCTATTCATGAATACACCAAAGGGTTTCAAACCACCATCAAAAATGATAAACCAAACAGCACCACAGCCAATCTTGGTGGCGTGATACATCTTGGCAACAACACCCTAAGTGCCAGCATCACTGCCAATCGCCAAAACCAAGACACCGACACCCATCTTGGTGGCTTTGTTGGGCTACAAAGTCAATTTTAAGCACCCACCACCCACAAAAAAAGATGGTATAATATGCCATCTTTTTTTTTATTAAAGCCAATACCATGTTGATGTATCTTAAAGCCTTTCATATTATTGCCGTTATCTGTTGGTTTGCGGGGATTTTTTATTTGCCCCGTTTGTTTGTATATCATGCCATGAGCGATGATGTCATCAGCCAAGAGCGGTTTGTTGTCATGGAAAGAAAGCTATATCGTGGCATCATGAATCCTGCCATGATGCTAACTTGGCTATTGGGATTGTCTATGGTGGTGATGAATTGGGATATTTACAAAACGCAAGGCTGGCTACACGCCAAAATCATCTTGGTGATTTTATTGACCGTGTATCATGTGGTCTGTGGTAAGTTTCGCCTAAAACTGATGGCTAACCACGCCTACAAATCTCACGTCTATTGGCGATGGTTTAATGAAATCCCTGTGTTTATCTTAATTGGTGTTGTGCTACTTGTCGTGATTAAGCCGTTTTAGGTAAAGCCATTAGCTATTTTAAGCAAAGTCGTTTTAACCGAAACACCCAACAATATCAGCATCACAATATCAGCATCACAATATCAGCATCACAATATCAGCATCACAATATCAGCATCACAATATCAGCACACAACAAGCCAAATACTCAGCACAGCATATTTAGCATAGCCATCAAAAACACACCACAGCTTTCAATGACAAAGGCAAAAAGTGGATAAAGACAAAAAAGGATAAAAGTTAGCCCTGCATTTTGATGGTTTTTTGTTGTTTGGCGATATCTTTACCCATCAGCACCGATTGGGCGACCATCAGCTCTTTTTCATGCTCAAATCCTGAAATTTGCCACGTTTTATCCTTATCCTTGATAATCAGCGTGTCATTGGCGACAATGATTTGGGCGGTTGGGCTAAGCTGTACGGCATGATGACCACAACAAAAGGATTGATTTTTTAGCACCAAATGACCAGATGTGATAGATAGACGGCTTTTGGCTTTCGCCTTGATTGTATTAAAAATAAAAATCACCACCGCAAATACCGCCATCATACCAATCGTTATCTGTACCTTTTGGGTCATCGCTACCACCGCCACGATGAGTGCAAGCACCACCAAAACGATTGACACCCAAAACAGCGAGTTACTCTGTTTGCCATGCAGTGCAATCTCTACGCCATCATCTATTACTTTTAGCATCACCAACCCAACGCTTGCTTTTGGATTTCAAACAGCTCGCCGATGCCTTTTTCGGCAAAATCTAGCATGACATTGAGCTCATCACGGCTAAAATGCTTATCTTCTGCCGTCCCTTGTATCTCAATAATTCCGCCCATCTGCGTCATCACGACATTCAAATCCGTATCACAAGTAGAATCTTCGGCATAGTCCAAATCCAAGTACGCTTGTCCATTTTTGATGCCCACCGAGACCGCCGCCACAAGACCAATCAATGGGTCTTTGGTCAGTTTTTTATCTCGTTGTAGGCTTTCTAATGCGTCAATGACCGCCACCGCCGCCCCTGTGATACTGGCGGTGCGAGTACCGCCATCAGCTTGAATGACATCACAATCAATATAAATGGTCTTCTCACCAAGTTTGGACAAATCAATCATCGCACGCAACGACCGCCCAATGAGTCGCTGAATTTCTTGGGTGCGTCCAGACTGCTTGCCACGAGTCGCTTCTCGTTGGGTGCGGGTGCCTGTGGCTCGTGGTAGCATACCGTATTCGGCGGTCAGCCAGCCTTGTCCTTGTCCTTTTAACCAACGTGGCACACCTGTCTCAATACTTGCGGTACAAAGCACTTTGGTATCGCCAAACGACACCAACACAGAACCTTCTGCGTGCTTGGTGTAGTTGCGTGTTAATGAAATGGAGCGAAGCTCGTTAAAAGCACGGTGATTGTGTCGCATGGCAATTACTCTTATAAAAATTTAGACTATTGTAACAAGTTTTTGTCCAAATTAAAAACCTACAATGAAAAATATCAACACACTCTATTCTTGTGGACTTTTATCATTTAATAGGTCGTCTTGACGTTTTTGTAGTTCTTCATCTAGTGTATGCAATATCCGAATATCAGGCACAGTATTAACAATCTCATCTTCTGGCACACCGCACAAAATACCTTTTGCCCTTGCTCGAGCTTCATCTTTACTCTGCGATTTTTGAGCCTGAGACTTTTGAGCTTGATTGACGTCCAATTTTTGTTCTAAGGCACTGGCGGTCATCGTCTCAATCTTATCATCAAAGCGAATCTGATAATTGGGTCCAGGCAGAGCAAATCCATGTGTTTCAAGAGCGTGTTTCACTTCACGAATGCCTAGCGTTCTGGCTGTTTTAAAATTGATTTGTTCTTGATTAACCCATGCAGAAAATTCAATAATCACCGCAAAATCGCCCACATCAATGATATTGGCACTCGCTTTGGGCGTATCTAATACAAAATCTAGCTGATTTAATGCATCTACCCCCACTTTGATGGCTGCCAATGGGTCATCATCTGGGTCAACCCCCAATTCAAACACAAAACGCCTGTCCGTATTTTTAGAATAATTTAAAATTGTCCCAGTAAAAACTTCTGAATTGGGCAATCGTAATTGGTTACCATTTAATGTCATTAAAATGGTTGCCCTACTGGTCAAGCGAACCACGATACCTTCATAATTATTGATTCTTACATGGTCTTTGACACGAAATGGCTGACGAAGCGATAACATCAAAGATGCAATGTAGTTTTCAATAGAATCCTTCACCGCAAAGCCCACTGCCACGCCCAAAATACTTGCCCCACCAAGCAATGTGCCAATAATCGCCTGAGCCCCCATCAAATACAGCCCTGCAATCACACCAATCAGAGCAAAGCCAAAACGTATAATTTGCGAGACAAGTTCAGCCACAAAAACGTTCGGCGTGATTTTTCGCCAAAACCACTCACGTCCAGCGAAAAACCCACCAATTTTCCAAAAAATCCACATCACCAAAAGCGACAACGCTAATAAGGGCAAGGCACGCACCACATCTACCGAACGGTCTTTTAGATTTTTTAAAAATGGGGTGACATTCTCTTGTAAATCTAGCGTACGAGTAAGCTCATCATTGACTGGTAGACTACTCATCTGCTTAGCAAGATTGACCGCCTGTGTAGCTTTGGCGTCATTTGGCACATCGCCTGACAACGTAACACCCAAGCCATCTACGGCAATCTGCACATCTTTTAGACCATCTATTTGAGTATAAATACCAAGTAGCTGGGATTTTAATAATGAATAGTCGTGCGTGTCTTTTGGTGTAAATTTAAGAACGCTGTTATCTTGTGGGGCTGTGTCATTGGTTGCATGGGCTTGATTAGCAGAAACTCCGCCATTGAGTGCGGTATTAATAACCAATGAATCATCGGCATAGCTTGGCATAACCGACCCAAAAACAGCGAGCAACACTAGGGATTTTAATAACTTCATAACATAAGAACTAGAATATAAGAGCTAGAATAAGAGCTTGGAAATTAAGGGCTTGGGTTAATTGTTTGGTAGATTAGCATATTTTTGCATATCTTTATATATTTTTGTTGTAAATACCCTATAATAATCACACACCCAATTATTTAAGGAATCATCATGGCGATAC encodes:
- a CDS encoding DMT family transporter codes for the protein MNKYIFGALICISLLALGGIFVRYSALEPINTAFYRVLFALPIFYILCKRNKKSSLSINNKHKLFAMLSGVFLALDLVLWNISFSYTTVVNANLLSNLVALTVVPISYYLFKEKPTLSFLISAPVMVFGVVLLFLEKAQLGSNHTLGNLLALATSFFYGLFLVTVYKLRKDIDFMVIMYYSCIGSIIALIPFVLFEGFSLPTSINAIIPLLGLAIFSHVLGQGGMSYFLGHLTAISASLIVLSQPAISALYAYVLFGEYLTKLQFIAIIIIMLGLFIGKLNDNTIRHLLTLKKSDSIL
- a CDS encoding YbjQ family protein, with amino-acid sequence MKDVTAFILNNLQIVIAVVLFFVGWYFGRANEHKHLAKLDEDEKLLAHIIISNERFYMPITQTDGQLVMGSVSVAQDRFKLVFADFLSLFGRNLTVYENLLERARREAVVRMKRLAQSHGYNQIYGIRIETSSIDAGGVEVLAYGTAVMSETNPKVSPRLP
- a CDS encoding YbjQ family protein, which gives rise to MQLSNLEHLPNHTITERLDVVYGSTVRTKHVGKDFLAGLKNIVGGELVAYTQLLEEARTEAVERMIAKATQLGADAIVGVRFSTSNVAAGASEIFVYGTAVKAIRNTPNHQDIPRYNPFGE
- a CDS encoding YecA/YgfB family protein, producing the protein MNKQELFDYLASDANQLGLDPIAAHGFLTATVVGKPLPNWISAFFEGGEEQVSDEVKEALVAWRQELYDTLKAEQPIELPFDASEEAEDFSDEGDLAAWAIGFVDAMYSDENVDWFDDENTEEDVAMLTLPMVILSGIDPEMDDMRDEETLAQMANALEDNITELFLLFHTDE
- a CDS encoding PA3496 family putative envelope integrity protein; the encoded protein is MSDIDDDFDDDFEEDVDAKLADDTKAKPLEKRLKIDALLEEQRLKKLERALSDDDFDEFDIEGDDDFDDM
- the serB gene encoding phosphoserine phosphatase SerB, translating into MTDYALDYPKHHHQQKQNWYTTLTHALPALTGTLSVHDLDALPAFAVIVVSKRDNVGEYIQSSLSNWQAKNPNWQITFVQDNDTPKADSDTLTVYVHRYVLTPAYNLPMTKAKRAAAAHIIDEQITLALQDYHADVHILPISKVLTEYKLACFDMDSTLIEQEVIVELAKFCGVEDKISEITESAMRGEIDFSTSFARRVALLKGADITIIDTIIQNNLSFSPGAKILIKTLKALGFHTVLVSGGFTPFAKYVATTLGIDEYYANDLLAVEGKITGRVTDTILDGDRKAQIVQKVADKLGIHTDQMVCIGDGANDLPMMMAAGLGIAYHAKPIVQARADAAVNITGLEGVLYALGYATIYNT
- the bioB gene encoding biotin synthase BioB yields the protein MNFTPVRRTKNDISALFDLPLMDLLMQAQSVHRQHFNANEVQISTLLSIKTGNCPEDCGYCSQSGHHRDKTGLVAEKRMEIAKVIKEARRAKASGSSRFCMGAAWKHPSPKDMPYLVELIGEVKALGLETCMTLGMLQPEQAQTLAAAGLDYYNHNLDTSRNYYSQVTSTRSYDDRMQTLEHVRDAGINVCSGSIVGMGESRDDRIDWIFELTQMPLPPQSIPVNLLVPIKGTPLGDKVLSEGKLSVIEWIRTIAVTRICCPTSYVRLSAGRESLTDGEQALAFMAGANSFFYGDKLLTTGNQSQANDDRLMAELGLTAQKPTPKPKIINAMTGNDYRDEPCSLSA
- a CDS encoding autotransporter domain-containing protein, with amino-acid sequence MKICSTKKALCLSVIAVLSSHVYAKEFSQTIFFGDSLTDSGRLANTVNSGFIKNITGELQNSFTTNPDPTWAGVLAKHYGHDAIAHKDKLNQTNYAVSSAQVSTPVNLFGFVSVAPVNKQVDGYLKEAKQADKDALYAVWIGANDLLAAAQINNTTDAIKAIKKAATDESDVVNTLHTAGARHILVPNLPDVGKTPRLIQNAEQSVTATTASGIYNRSLYQNLNNSNANVIPANTFALLQEANANPQAFGFTNVTDTACPNQGGESAQAILCKQSDWQSTEPNANETYAFADGIHPSGRTHRILAQYYTSIIDTPAKFARLPRQLFIQGNTTADELNKQLNLLGQTPTNTAQNSLWAKLSVDTAKQNDNKNRPAFTLGLDHANENSHTGIYLNQASKYSTLDKHLTARTNQVGVGLYHRHDIGNIRVNASAGMDRLGIESQRTVAWDGQARTHTGKTTARRTHANLQASYGVDMNRLSVRPYVGANIQKLRIDTLTENEPNLSTALRFHEQSQKLINANVGVDVAYHLTDNAQIIAGIGHERSLSNDDPQVITTSLPSIHEYTKGFQTTIKNDKPNSTTANLGGVIHLGNNTLSASITANRQNQDTDTHLGGFVGLQSQF
- a CDS encoding CopD family protein is translated as MLMYLKAFHIIAVICWFAGIFYLPRLFVYHAMSDDVISQERFVVMERKLYRGIMNPAMMLTWLLGLSMVVMNWDIYKTQGWLHAKIILVILLTVYHVVCGKFRLKLMANHAYKSHVYWRWFNEIPVFILIGVVLLVVIKPF
- the rph gene encoding ribonuclease PH — encoded protein: MRHNHRAFNELRSISLTRNYTKHAEGSVLVSFGDTKVLCTASIETGVPRWLKGQGQGWLTAEYGMLPRATGTRTQREATRGKQSGRTQEIQRLIGRSLRAMIDLSKLGEKTIYIDCDVIQADGGTRTASITGAAVAVIDALESLQRDKKLTKDPLIGLVAAVSVGIKNGQAYLDLDYAEDSTCDTDLNVVMTQMGGIIEIQGTAEDKHFSRDELNVMLDFAEKGIGELFEIQKQALGW